A stretch of Episyrphus balteatus chromosome 2, idEpiBalt1.1, whole genome shotgun sequence DNA encodes these proteins:
- the LOC129910985 gene encoding uncharacterized protein LOC129910985: protein MAYQLQIVLFCASLLVVTVIARPQVWNIGFNPRQTSAPTQAPTVPNTSTTAPVQATTPSKAFYNCVSRCPSTSEYNPICGSDSVNYHNLGRLNCAAMCGTAVTMVRQGTCLPLG from the exons ATGGCTTATCAACTACAAATAGTTCTTTTCTGTG ctTCCCTCCTTGTGGTAACTGTTATTGCACGTCCTCAAGTCTGGAATATTGGTTTTAATCCAAGGCAAACTTCTGCCCCAACACAAGCTCCAACTGTTCCTAACACTTCCACTACAGCCCCAGTCCAGGCCACAACTCCTTCGAAAGCATTCTATAACTGTGTTTCAAGGTGTCCATCGACTTCGGAGTACAATCCTATTTGTGGAAGTGATTCAGTAAATTATCACAATTTGGGAAGATTGAATTGTGCAGCTATGTGCGGAACAG cTGTGACAATGGTACGACAAGGGACATGTTTGCCTTTGGGCTAG